The following proteins are encoded in a genomic region of Burkholderia gladioli:
- a CDS encoding DNA-binding protein, with the protein MTIDAGHDEARGGEPPEGEGEDGLDPVIVAVLGCLRDALSETPGRAWSLAKLSKRSQVPMSTLRRTLTELDAAGITKTELNEEGIGHAALTEEGIGLSEALFGGQG; encoded by the coding sequence ATGACGATCGATGCGGGACATGACGAGGCGCGCGGCGGCGAGCCGCCGGAAGGCGAGGGCGAGGACGGGCTCGATCCCGTGATCGTCGCGGTGCTGGGCTGCCTGCGCGACGCGCTGAGCGAAACGCCCGGGCGCGCCTGGTCGCTGGCCAAGCTCAGCAAGCGCTCGCAGGTGCCGATGAGCACGCTGCGGCGCACGCTCACCGAGCTCGACGCGGCAGGGATCACGAAGACCGAGCTCAACGAGGAGGGGATCGGTCATGCGGCGCTGACCGAGGAGGGGATCGGCTTGAGCGAGGCGCTGTTCGGCGGGCAGGGCTAG
- a CDS encoding VOC family protein encodes MTVKRMDNVGIVVEDLDAAIGFFTELGLDLEGRAPIEGDWADGVTGLPGMRVEIAMMRTPDGHGRLELSRFLAPPVAADHRAAPVNALGYLRVMFTVEDIDDTLARLGKLGAQLVGEVVRYQDVYRLCYIRGPEGILVGLAEELG; translated from the coding sequence ATGACAGTCAAGCGCATGGACAACGTCGGCATCGTGGTGGAAGACCTGGATGCCGCGATCGGCTTCTTCACCGAGCTCGGCCTCGACCTCGAAGGGCGCGCCCCGATCGAGGGCGATTGGGCGGACGGCGTCACCGGCTTGCCCGGCATGCGCGTCGAGATCGCCATGATGCGCACGCCGGATGGCCATGGCCGGCTCGAACTGTCCCGCTTCCTCGCGCCGCCCGTCGCGGCGGACCACCGCGCAGCGCCGGTCAACGCGCTCGGTTACCTGCGCGTGATGTTCACCGTGGAAGATATCGACGATACGCTGGCCCGCCTCGGCAAGCTCGGCGCGCAACTGGTGGGCGAGGTGGTTCGCTACCAGGACGTGTATCGGCTCTGCTATATCCGGGGCCCCGAAGGCATACTCGTCGGCCTCGCCGAAGAGCTCGGCTAG
- a CDS encoding glutathione binding-like protein — protein MTPEPIALYAWNTPNGRKISVALEEMAVPYVVHPVNIANREQFAPEFLAISPNNKIPAIVDPQGPDGRPISVFESGAILLYLAEKTGKFLPASLRDRVPVMEWLMWQMGGFGPMPGQVHHFIALASEDDRRYGLKRFSDETRRLYAVLDARLAGHEYVAGALSIADFAILGWAWRHERHKVDLADYPNVRRWYEALFERPAVKRGFEVALDAS, from the coding sequence ATGACCCCCGAACCGATCGCGCTGTATGCCTGGAACACGCCGAATGGCCGCAAGATCAGCGTCGCGCTGGAAGAAATGGCCGTGCCTTACGTGGTTCACCCCGTGAATATCGCGAACCGCGAGCAATTCGCGCCCGAATTCCTGGCGATCAGCCCGAACAACAAGATTCCCGCCATCGTCGATCCGCAGGGCCCGGACGGTCGCCCCATCAGCGTGTTCGAGTCCGGCGCGATCCTGCTCTACCTGGCGGAGAAAACCGGCAAGTTCCTGCCGGCCAGCCTGCGCGACCGGGTACCGGTGATGGAATGGCTGATGTGGCAGATGGGCGGATTCGGCCCGATGCCCGGGCAGGTCCATCACTTCATCGCGCTCGCCTCGGAAGACGACCGCCGCTACGGCCTGAAGCGCTTCTCGGACGAAACGCGCCGGCTCTACGCGGTGCTCGACGCCAGGCTGGCCGGGCACGAATACGTGGCCGGCGCGCTGTCGATCGCGGACTTCGCCATCCTCGGCTGGGCCTGGCGGCACGAGCGGCACAAGGTCGACCTGGCCGACTACCCGAACGTGCGGCGATGGTACGAGGCGCTGTTCGAGCGCCCCGCGGTGAAACGGGGCTTCGAGGTCGCGCTCGACGCAAGCTGA
- a CDS encoding glutathione S-transferase family protein, whose amino-acid sequence MITIWGRANSVNVQKLLWICDELALPYQRIDAGLQFGRNTEADYLAMNPTGKIPTLVDGDLVLWESNSILRYLAMQYGASSLLYPSTPRERAGIDRWLDWSLSTLQPAERPVFWAIVRTPASERDEDKLAADIVKVATVWKLLDAQLDGRDFVEGESFTIADIVLGAFAKRWFGLPGVQRPPMPNLERWYASLATRAGFTKHIDHDLS is encoded by the coding sequence ATGATCACCATCTGGGGACGTGCCAATTCCGTCAACGTCCAGAAACTGCTGTGGATTTGCGACGAGCTGGCGCTGCCCTACCAACGCATCGATGCCGGCCTGCAGTTCGGGCGCAACACCGAGGCCGACTATCTGGCGATGAACCCGACCGGCAAGATACCGACGCTGGTCGACGGCGATCTCGTGCTGTGGGAGTCGAACTCGATCCTGCGCTACCTGGCGATGCAATACGGCGCGTCCAGCCTGCTTTATCCCTCCACGCCGCGCGAGCGCGCCGGCATCGACCGCTGGCTCGACTGGTCGCTGTCGACCCTGCAGCCGGCCGAGCGGCCCGTGTTCTGGGCGATCGTCCGCACGCCTGCCAGCGAGCGCGACGAGGACAAGCTCGCCGCCGATATCGTCAAGGTGGCGACGGTGTGGAAGCTGCTCGACGCGCAACTGGACGGGCGCGACTTCGTCGAGGGCGAGTCGTTCACGATCGCGGATATCGTGCTCGGCGCATTCGCCAAGCGATGGTTCGGCTTGCCGGGTGTGCAACGGCCCCCGATGCCGAACCTCGAGCGCTGGTACGCGTCGCTCGCGACGCGCGCCGGTTTCACCAAACATATCGACCACGACCTGAGCTGA
- a CDS encoding LysR substrate-binding domain-containing protein: protein MRRRIPSNSALLAFEAAARHGSFARAAEELARTEGAVSRQIGRLEAFLGVALFERVGNRVRLAPNGLRYAAQVRETLDRLERDSLYLMGQPVEGASIDIAAIPTFATRWLIPRLKHFQDRHPGVTVHIAERMDPFLLAGSGFDAAIHFEHPAWTGMHLHALLEEVLVPVCSPALLARAGANRSLDALPRLHRRQNPHAWQIYAQESGIALGNSAIGARYDLHAMLIEAALAGLGVALVPRLYVEAELEQGRLIAPWPDGKAVSKNFCLVLPEPIELSAGPVRAFAEWIIEAAREPADRTHSGLDFAA, encoded by the coding sequence ATGCGACGCAGGATCCCCAGCAACTCCGCGCTGCTGGCCTTCGAGGCCGCGGCCCGCCACGGCAGCTTCGCCCGCGCGGCAGAGGAACTGGCGCGTACCGAGGGCGCCGTGAGTCGGCAGATCGGCCGATTGGAGGCATTTCTGGGCGTCGCGCTGTTCGAGCGCGTCGGCAACCGGGTGCGGCTCGCGCCCAACGGCCTGAGATACGCGGCGCAGGTTCGCGAAACGCTGGATCGGCTGGAACGCGACAGCCTGTATCTGATGGGACAGCCCGTCGAAGGCGCCAGCATCGATATCGCCGCCATCCCGACCTTCGCCACCCGCTGGCTGATCCCCCGGCTCAAGCATTTCCAGGATCGGCATCCAGGCGTCACGGTGCATATCGCCGAGCGCATGGACCCCTTCCTGCTGGCGGGCAGCGGTTTCGATGCCGCCATCCACTTCGAGCATCCCGCATGGACGGGCATGCACCTCCATGCGCTGCTGGAGGAGGTGCTGGTGCCGGTCTGCAGTCCGGCGCTGCTCGCTCGCGCCGGCGCGAACCGGTCGCTGGATGCCCTGCCGCGTCTGCACCGGCGGCAAAATCCGCACGCCTGGCAGATCTATGCGCAGGAATCCGGCATCGCGCTGGGCAATTCGGCGATCGGCGCGCGCTACGACCTGCATGCCATGCTGATCGAGGCGGCGCTTGCCGGTTTGGGGGTAGCCCTGGTGCCGCGTCTTTATGTCGAGGCCGAACTCGAGCAAGGGCGCCTGATTGCGCCCTGGCCCGACGGCAAGGCGGTCAGCAAGAACTTCTGCCTGGTGCTTCCGGAGCCGATCGAATTGAGCGCGGGGCCGGTGCGGGCGTTCGCCGAATGGATAATCGAGGCCGCACGAGAACCGGCGGATCGAACGCACTCGGGCCTGGATTTCGCAGCCTGA
- a CDS encoding MBL fold metallo-hydrolase, with translation MSTPILPSRQAGDFTITAISDGYLTASLGLLSNIDAAQAATMQGQAGQLDLDAVHINCYLIRTAAHTILVDAGAGGIRQWGGRLRSNLLLAGIDPSSIDTILLTHAHPDHVGGLVDTTGQASFPNAELVVHRRELEFWRDDGKLSLASERARSNFLIARQAFTAYQDRLRAFDSANVLPGIRAMPLPGHTDGHTGYLLESHDGGVLVWGDIVHFPHIQIERPDVSIAFDQDPCMAANTRSRLLDMVSSERLLIAGMHLGEAGFARIERSGGTYRLLDDAEA, from the coding sequence ATGAGCACACCCATTCTTCCGAGCCGGCAGGCCGGCGATTTCACGATCACCGCGATCAGCGATGGTTATCTCACCGCCAGCCTCGGCCTGCTCTCGAATATCGATGCGGCGCAGGCCGCCACGATGCAGGGCCAGGCGGGACAGCTAGACCTCGATGCCGTGCATATCAACTGCTACCTGATACGCACGGCGGCCCACACGATTCTGGTCGATGCCGGGGCCGGCGGCATCCGGCAGTGGGGCGGGCGCCTGCGGTCCAATCTGTTGCTGGCCGGCATCGATCCGTCCTCGATCGACACCATCCTGCTCACGCATGCCCATCCCGACCATGTGGGCGGCCTCGTGGATACCACCGGGCAAGCGAGCTTTCCCAATGCGGAACTGGTGGTGCATCGACGCGAACTCGAATTCTGGCGGGACGACGGCAAGCTGAGCCTCGCCAGCGAGCGGGCGCGTTCCAACTTCCTGATTGCGCGTCAAGCGTTCACGGCCTACCAGGACCGGCTCCGGGCTTTCGACTCGGCAAACGTGCTGCCCGGGATTCGCGCGATGCCACTGCCGGGACATACTGACGGGCACACCGGCTATCTTCTCGAATCCCATGACGGCGGCGTGCTGGTCTGGGGAGACATCGTCCATTTCCCTCATATCCAGATCGAACGGCCGGACGTGTCGATTGCATTCGACCAGGACCCATGCATGGCGGCGAATACGCGGTCACGGCTGCTGGACATGGTCAGCTCGGAACGACTCCTGATCGCCGGCATGCACCTGGGGGAAGCCGGTTTCGCGCGAATCGAGCGCTCCGGCGGCACGTATCGCCTGCTCGACGATGCCGAGGCATGA
- a CDS encoding cysteine hydrolase family protein has translation MTALANRPNLALVVIDLQNGVVAQAHRRDEVLVVVDGLIRQARAAGIPVVWVRHADADLEAGSEAWRIVPELAPAPGEAIVEKGYRDAFEDTELEAVLSRLGVGRLMVVGAQTDMCIRSTLHGALVRGYDAMLVGDAHTTEDLAQWGAPPPDAVIRHTNLYWANQKAPGRAGGVIESRDVDFARERG, from the coding sequence ATGACCGCCCTCGCCAATCGTCCCAATCTCGCGCTCGTCGTCATCGATCTGCAAAACGGCGTGGTCGCCCAGGCGCATCGGCGCGACGAGGTGCTCGTCGTCGTCGACGGCTTGATCCGGCAGGCGCGCGCTGCCGGCATCCCGGTGGTCTGGGTCCGTCACGCCGATGCCGATCTGGAGGCCGGCAGCGAGGCCTGGCGGATCGTCCCCGAGCTGGCGCCGGCTCCCGGGGAGGCGATTGTCGAGAAAGGCTATCGCGACGCCTTCGAGGACACCGAGCTCGAAGCGGTGCTGTCGCGGCTGGGCGTCGGCCGGCTGATGGTGGTGGGAGCGCAGACCGACATGTGCATTCGCTCGACCCTGCATGGCGCGCTGGTCCGCGGTTACGACGCGATGCTGGTGGGCGACGCGCACACCACGGAAGACCTTGCGCAGTGGGGCGCGCCGCCTCCGGACGCGGTGATCCGGCATACCAATCTCTACTGGGCCAATCAGAAGGCGCCGGGCCGCGCGGGCGGCGTGATCGAGAGCCGCGACGTCGATTTCGCGCGCGAGCGCGGCTGA
- a CDS encoding DUF4336 domain-containing protein produces the protein MLKPITDDIWHLQHAFVAAGLPISSRMTVVRLRDSSLWLHSPVPMSAQVRAQLDTLGTVRYIVAPNKAHHLFAGACLEAFPEAMLFGAPGLAAKRPDLRGLRELTREVEPAWAADFDQVFFEGIPFGNETVWFHKASRTLIVTDLCQWWRGELRFAARAFASMTGVRKRLAVPRTVRMVVKDRRAARASADRILALPFTRVIMAHDAIVDEGAHRALEQAFEAFSAR, from the coding sequence ATGCTCAAACCGATAACCGACGATATCTGGCATCTCCAGCATGCCTTCGTGGCGGCCGGCCTGCCCATCTCCTCGCGCATGACGGTGGTGCGCCTCCGCGATTCGTCGCTGTGGCTGCATTCTCCGGTGCCGATGTCGGCGCAGGTGCGGGCTCAACTCGACACGCTCGGGACGGTGCGCTACATCGTGGCGCCCAACAAGGCGCATCACCTGTTCGCGGGTGCCTGCCTGGAGGCGTTTCCCGAGGCGATGCTGTTCGGCGCGCCGGGCCTGGCCGCCAAGCGTCCGGACCTGCGTGGCCTGCGTGAATTGACGCGTGAGGTGGAGCCGGCCTGGGCGGCCGATTTCGATCAGGTCTTCTTCGAGGGCATTCCGTTCGGCAACGAAACAGTCTGGTTCCACAAGGCCTCGCGCACGCTGATCGTGACCGACCTGTGCCAGTGGTGGCGCGGCGAGCTGAGGTTCGCGGCCAGGGCCTTCGCCTCGATGACGGGCGTGCGCAAGCGCCTGGCCGTGCCGCGAACGGTTCGCATGGTGGTCAAGGATCGCCGGGCGGCGCGCGCGAGCGCGGATCGAATCCTCGCCTTGCCGTTCACGCGCGTGATCATGGCGCACGACGCGATCGTCGACGAGGGCGCGCATCGCGCGCTCGAACAGGCGTTCGAGGCGTTTTCCGCGCGCTAG
- a CDS encoding nitroreductase, which translates to MPASEPETLRPHAAPHALEVVRRLLDERYSCRAFRPEPVPRAIIETILAAAQRTASWCNSQSWQVTITTGAGTERLKRVLYEHASSGAPPEPDFVFPREYRGVYLDRRRESGFQLYGALGIERGDKPAYLRQTLENFRLFGAPHVAVITTDEALGVYGAVDCGCYVSNFILAAQACGVASIPQAALSSYAKRVRQELGLGEERRMVCAISFGYADETHPANSYRTTRAPLEDAVNWVGE; encoded by the coding sequence ATGCCCGCCTCCGAACCGGAAACCCTGCGGCCTCACGCCGCCCCTCACGCGCTCGAAGTCGTGCGTCGACTGCTCGACGAGCGTTATAGCTGTCGCGCATTCCGGCCGGAGCCGGTTCCCCGCGCGATCATCGAGACCATCCTCGCCGCGGCGCAGCGCACCGCTTCCTGGTGCAACAGCCAGTCGTGGCAGGTCACGATCACGACCGGCGCGGGAACCGAGCGGCTCAAGCGCGTGTTGTACGAGCACGCGTCGAGCGGCGCGCCGCCGGAACCCGACTTCGTGTTCCCGCGCGAATACCGCGGCGTCTACCTGGATCGCCGGCGCGAGAGCGGATTCCAGCTCTACGGCGCGCTGGGCATCGAGCGCGGCGACAAGCCCGCCTATCTTCGGCAGACGCTGGAGAATTTTCGATTGTTCGGCGCCCCGCATGTCGCCGTGATCACCACCGACGAGGCGCTCGGCGTCTATGGCGCGGTGGATTGCGGCTGCTACGTGAGCAACTTCATCCTGGCCGCGCAGGCCTGCGGCGTGGCCAGCATTCCCCAGGCCGCGCTGTCCTCGTATGCGAAGCGGGTCCGCCAGGAACTGGGCCTGGGCGAGGAACGGCGAATGGTGTGCGCCATCTCCTTCGGCTACGCCGACGAAACGCATCCGGCCAACTCGTATCGCACCACGCGCGCGCCGCTCGAGGACGCGGTCAACTGGGTCGGCGAATAG
- a CDS encoding VOC family protein produces the protein MKFASIRVATRNLEGLIAFYQQLSGLEATRLADGFAEIRFEGATLALSAEQLIERFNAGAAVAASNRSAILEFEVDDVDAVFARMRAAQAELVMPATVMPWGNRSLLLRDPDGNLVNVFSRPARQAD, from the coding sequence ATGAAGTTCGCATCGATTCGTGTCGCAACCCGGAATCTCGAAGGCCTGATCGCGTTCTACCAGCAGCTTTCCGGCCTCGAGGCCACCCGCCTCGCCGACGGATTCGCCGAAATACGCTTCGAGGGAGCCACGCTGGCGCTCTCGGCCGAGCAGTTGATCGAGCGCTTCAATGCCGGCGCCGCCGTCGCGGCGTCGAATCGGTCGGCGATCCTGGAGTTCGAGGTGGACGACGTCGACGCCGTGTTCGCCCGCATGAGGGCGGCGCAGGCGGAGCTCGTGATGCCGGCCACCGTGATGCCATGGGGCAATCGCTCCCTGCTGCTGCGCGACCCCGACGGCAATCTCGTGAACGTGTTTTCACGGCCGGCACGGCAGGCCGACTGA
- a CDS encoding LysR family transcriptional regulator has protein sequence MELRHLRYFLAVAEEGQFTRAAERLAMQQPPLSQQIRLLEEEIGFDLFVRQPRGVELTPAGRAFAQNAELVLETLQQGVAHARRIARGELGTIAVGLTSSAGFHPMTTDAIRGFRAAHPGIEITLAELNAAELTERLANGQLQVAFLRKPVDTLPGIAFEPLLDEPMVAVLPVGHRLLTAMAEGDPPPTISLKALEHEEFILVRRPGAPGMYADFLAACRRQGFVPHVAREVPRMLTGIHMVAAGLGVTLVPASMRRYDHRSAVFCPLADDAGFSAPLHLAHPAEMGDPAAARFVEFVLRQKAMADDDADRRGKRGADSGEA, from the coding sequence ATGGAATTGCGTCACCTGCGGTACTTCCTCGCCGTTGCCGAGGAAGGCCAGTTCACCCGCGCCGCCGAGCGGCTCGCCATGCAGCAGCCGCCGCTGTCGCAGCAGATTCGCCTGCTCGAGGAGGAGATCGGTTTCGACCTGTTCGTGCGGCAGCCGCGCGGCGTGGAGCTGACGCCGGCCGGGCGCGCCTTCGCGCAGAACGCGGAACTGGTGCTGGAAACCCTGCAGCAAGGTGTTGCACACGCGCGACGGATCGCGCGCGGCGAGTTGGGCACCATCGCGGTGGGCCTGACCAGTTCGGCCGGTTTCCACCCGATGACGACCGACGCGATCCGCGGCTTTCGCGCCGCGCACCCCGGCATCGAGATCACGCTGGCCGAGCTGAACGCGGCCGAGCTGACCGAGCGGCTCGCCAACGGGCAGCTACAGGTGGCCTTCCTGCGCAAGCCGGTGGACACCCTGCCCGGCATCGCCTTCGAGCCGCTGCTCGACGAGCCGATGGTGGCGGTGCTGCCGGTCGGGCACCGGCTGCTGACGGCGATGGCCGAAGGCGACCCGCCGCCGACGATCTCGCTGAAGGCGCTGGAGCACGAGGAATTCATCCTGGTTCGGCGGCCCGGCGCGCCGGGGATGTATGCGGATTTTCTCGCCGCCTGCCGGCGCCAGGGTTTCGTGCCGCACGTCGCGCGCGAGGTGCCGCGCATGCTGACCGGCATCCACATGGTGGCGGCCGGGCTGGGCGTGACGCTGGTGCCGGCCTCGATGCGCCGCTACGACCATCGCAGCGCGGTGTTCTGCCCGCTGGCCGACGACGCCGGTTTTTCCGCGCCGCTGCATCTCGCGCATCCGGCCGAGATGGGCGATCCGGCGGCGGCGCGCTTCGTCGAGTTCGTGTTGCGGCAGAAGGCGATGGCCGACGACGACGCGGATCGGCGCGGCAAGCGCGGCGCCGACTCGGGCGAGGCCTGA
- a CDS encoding porin: MKKHHAAAAMLLVGCASAYAQQDEVDEALQLATGGGGGGGSSVMLYGVIDANVEYLSHAAKGGSGSLVQMNSGGIHNSRFGVRGTEDLGGGNAAWFVLESGFNTNDGTQATAGTLFNRTSAVGLSNRTFGSLSFGLQYTPMYDILLRYDPMSFSPQYTWFPTTGSSNNFSFRARNSNMVKYVGRFAGVTAIAGYSFGGDAASFQSSAAYGGGLDYDGGTFGAAVAYDYRNGAVNTSGNFTKSRNLSLSFRQDIGRGQLMAGYEHFLTNPASTKTASSAQALWFAGVRYPVMRNLKVTAAYYYDQDKTPGNSNTWMGVLSTQYALSKRTSLYATVAYAQATRGNNGTYTPVGTTDATAFGPNQTGVTLGMFHRF; this comes from the coding sequence ATGAAGAAGCACCACGCCGCAGCGGCCATGCTGCTTGTCGGATGCGCGTCCGCTTACGCGCAGCAGGACGAAGTCGACGAGGCCTTGCAGCTCGCGACGGGCGGCGGTGGAGGCGGCGGCAGCTCGGTCATGCTGTATGGCGTGATCGACGCGAACGTCGAATACCTGAGCCACGCGGCCAAGGGCGGCAGCGGCTCGCTGGTGCAGATGAATTCAGGCGGGATTCACAATTCGCGCTTCGGCGTGCGCGGCACGGAAGACCTCGGCGGCGGCAATGCCGCGTGGTTCGTGCTCGAATCCGGCTTCAACACCAACGACGGCACCCAGGCCACGGCCGGCACGCTGTTCAACCGCACCTCGGCGGTCGGCCTGTCGAACCGCACCTTCGGCTCGCTGTCGTTCGGCCTGCAATACACCCCGATGTACGACATCCTGCTGCGCTACGACCCGATGTCGTTCTCGCCGCAATACACCTGGTTCCCGACCACCGGCTCGTCGAACAACTTCTCGTTCCGCGCGCGCAACAGCAACATGGTCAAGTACGTCGGCCGTTTCGCGGGCGTCACTGCGATCGCAGGCTACAGCTTCGGCGGCGATGCGGCCTCGTTCCAGAGCAGCGCGGCCTACGGCGGCGGCCTCGACTACGACGGCGGCACCTTCGGCGCCGCGGTTGCCTACGACTACCGCAACGGCGCGGTCAATACCAGCGGCAACTTCACCAAGTCGCGCAACCTGAGCCTGTCGTTTCGCCAGGACATCGGCCGCGGCCAGCTGATGGCCGGCTACGAGCACTTCCTGACCAACCCGGCCAGCACCAAGACGGCCTCGTCGGCGCAGGCGCTGTGGTTCGCGGGCGTGCGCTACCCGGTGATGCGCAACCTGAAGGTGACAGCCGCCTATTACTACGACCAGGACAAGACGCCGGGCAACTCGAATACGTGGATGGGGGTGCTGAGCACGCAATACGCGCTGTCCAAGCGCACCTCGCTGTACGCGACGGTGGCCTATGCGCAGGCCACGCGCGGCAACAACGGCACGTACACGCCGGTCGGCACCACCGACGCCACGGCCTTCGGTCCGAACCAGACCGGCGTCACGCTCGGCATGTTCCACCGGTTTTGA
- a CDS encoding MFS transporter, translating to MNQVSQPSAESLGQDPQHQPAARLSPSMVRRAIFASVLGNGLEWFDFLIYGYFSKIIAQVFFPAGNALVSLLLTLATFAIGFFVRPIGGILLGIYADRAGRSRAMSLLIISMALSTLLMGLTPGYAQIGYAAPALVILARVLQGLSVGGQFATASAMLVEYAPPGRKMFYGSFNMTAQSFALLLSSGTGYLLTTQLSHESLVAWGWRLPFLCGALAGPLGFYIRHKVAESPEFQQLRKENAGARPKVPLRDFFRDNGRAALCAMGVIAVGAATNYVWHSYIAVYVERQLHLPLEVALRGAFFSGVLNLFLFPLSGRLADRYGPYKLFYPITILWMLCAYPLFAYVVSEPSASRLFTAQIISTVFLAAMSGAHPGMLATLFPVRSRSSGVALSYNIAVTLFGGLAPFTITWLTSLSGSSLTPAFYLIFAGFVSLALVGLSRRGHPELGTDTPATTRTPA from the coding sequence ATGAACCAGGTTTCCCAACCCTCCGCCGAGTCGCTCGGCCAGGACCCACAGCACCAGCCGGCCGCGCGCCTGTCGCCCTCGATGGTGCGCCGCGCGATCTTCGCCTCGGTGCTCGGCAACGGCCTCGAATGGTTTGATTTCCTGATCTACGGCTACTTCTCGAAGATCATCGCCCAGGTGTTCTTCCCGGCCGGCAATGCGCTGGTCTCGCTGCTGCTGACGCTGGCCACCTTCGCGATCGGCTTCTTCGTGCGGCCGATCGGCGGGATCCTGCTCGGCATCTACGCCGACCGCGCCGGCCGCAGCCGCGCGATGTCGCTGCTGATCATCTCGATGGCGCTCAGCACGCTGCTGATGGGCCTCACGCCCGGCTACGCGCAGATCGGCTACGCCGCGCCCGCGCTGGTGATCCTCGCGCGCGTGCTGCAGGGGCTGTCGGTGGGCGGCCAGTTCGCCACCGCCTCGGCGATGCTGGTGGAATACGCGCCGCCGGGCCGCAAGATGTTCTACGGCAGCTTCAACATGACGGCGCAGTCGTTCGCGCTGCTGCTGTCCTCGGGCACCGGCTACCTGCTCACCACCCAGCTCTCGCATGAGTCGCTGGTGGCCTGGGGCTGGCGCCTGCCGTTCCTGTGCGGCGCGCTGGCCGGCCCGCTGGGCTTCTACATCCGCCACAAGGTGGCCGAGTCGCCGGAATTCCAGCAGTTGCGCAAGGAGAACGCCGGCGCGCGTCCCAAGGTGCCGCTGCGCGATTTCTTCCGCGACAACGGCCGCGCCGCGCTCTGCGCGATGGGCGTGATCGCGGTGGGCGCGGCCACCAACTACGTCTGGCATTCCTATATCGCGGTCTATGTCGAGCGCCAGTTGCACCTGCCGCTGGAGGTCGCGCTGCGCGGCGCGTTCTTCTCGGGCGTGCTGAACCTGTTCCTGTTCCCGTTGTCGGGGCGCCTGGCCGATCGCTACGGGCCGTACAAGCTGTTCTACCCGATCACGATCCTGTGGATGCTGTGCGCCTATCCGCTGTTCGCCTACGTGGTGTCGGAGCCTTCGGCCTCGCGCCTGTTCACCGCGCAGATCATCTCGACGGTGTTCCTGGCGGCGATGTCGGGCGCCCACCCAGGCATGCTCGCCACGCTGTTCCCGGTGCGCAGCCGCTCCTCGGGCGTGGCGCTGTCGTACAACATCGCCGTCACGCTGTTCGGCGGCCTGGCGCCGTTCACGATCACCTGGCTGACTTCGCTCTCGGGCAGCAGCCTGACCCCCGCGTTCTATCTGATCTTTGCCGGCTTCGTGTCGCTGGCGCTGGTCGGGCTGTCCCGCCGCGGACATCCCGAGCTCGGCACCGATACGCCGGCCACCACGAGGACCCCCGCTTGA